The segment CTCCTACGATGAAGGCATTGGCTCGGGCCTGAACCTCGTGCCCACGGACCTCGACGCCGACGGCGACAGCGATGTCGTAGTCACCGGCAAGTGGGGCGGCCCGGTCTGGTTCGAGAACAAGCTGAAATAGCCCACAAGCGGCGGGCCGAAACGCGCACGTATGCAGGATATGCGGACAGACTGCACCGCAGCCCGCCCGCAAGCGCGCACAGCAGAACCGCCGCCGCAAACGCCGCGATTAGGTGCTGAATCGCCTTCGCTCCCGGATCCGGAACAGGTGCCGGACCGCCCATGCCTGATAGCCCAGGGCGAAGACTCCAGGCGCGAGATAGAGGGGCGCCAGCCAGTCCGGAACGGCCATATTGCCGCGGCGCAATACCACCGCGCTCATCCCGCAAACATCTTGCGTTGTTCGCGGTCGTAGCGCGTGCGCTGGCCGGTTTCGAGCGCGTTTGCGGCCATGATCGTAGCCACGGAATGCTGGTGGCCGTACTCGATGTCCGCGGTGGGCCGCTCGCGGCTGCGGATGCAGTCGAGCCAGTTCGCCATGTGGTTCTCGTCCGGAATCGCCTCGAGCGTGCCGTCCTCGATGCGCTGGCCGTCCTCGACGCCTTCGCCCGAGTAAGTGCCCTTCTCCATATCAATCGTGCCGTACTGGCCGTGGATGGTGTAGTGCGTGCCGGAGGCGTTCGTCAGGTTCATGCACCAACTGAACAGGAAACCCTCCGGGTAATCGACCAGCGCGTGAAACAGGTCCGTGTGTTCGCGGCCGTCTTTCCAGAGATAGATGCCGCCGTGCGCGACGGCGCTGTTGGGATAACTCGCGTTCATGGCATTGTGCGCGGCGTCGATCAGGTGCGTCATCCACAGGCCCGAGATGCCGTTCGTGCACATGCGGTACAGGTGCCAGCGCCGCAACAGGCGCGGGTCAAACGCGACCTTGGGCCGGTTGAACAGGTAGGCGTCCCAATCGACGTCCTCTTCCTTGCAGTTGTCGAACTTGCGCGCCCAGCGCGCCTGGTTGAAGCAGTTCGCCGCGTCGATGCGGCTCACGTGGCCCAGCGCGCCCGACGCAATCAGCGCGCGTGCCGCTTTCCAGCGGCCCTCGCTGCGCCGTTGCGTGCCCGCCTGCACCACGCGCTCATTCTTGCGCGCGAGGTCGAGCGCTTCGTTCGCTTCCTCGACGCTCAGCGACATCGGTTTTTCGACGTACACGTCCTTGCCTGCTTTCAGCGCCTCGACCATGATCGGCGTGTGCGCAAAATCCGGCGTCGCGACGACCACCGCGTCCACGTCGTCGCGCGCGAGCAGTTCGCCGAAGCGCGAGGTAGCGAACGGCTTCGCGCCGAAGATTTTTTCGACCCGCGCGGCCGCGGACTCGCGGTTCGGCCGCCACACGTCGCACACGGCGGCAATCTCGACGTTGTGCGACTCGCGCAGCTTGCCGATATCGACGATATGCGCCGAACAGCGGTCGCCCGTGCCGACCAGGCCGATCCGGAGCCGATCATTTGCGCCGAAGACCGTGCGCGGCATTGCCAGCCCCGCGCCCACCGCCAGTCCGGACGCCGCCAGAAAACCGCGTCGTGAAAATGTGTGCTCAGCCATGTTTCTTTCCTCCCAGGCCGCCCATATCGAGCGGACATGCGCCTTTGTTCGTAGTACAGCATTTATGCTGCCCCCAAGACAAGCTGAAGCTTGAATTACGAACGAAGTCCTCTCGAACGCGTTAACACGCCGCGCGCGTTCTCAGGGCTGCCAGATTGTCAGCCCGATGTGTTTCGCCATCAGGTCGAAATCCCTGTCGTGGTGAATTAGCGCAAAATCATGCTCGGCGCAGAACGTGCCGATCAGGACATCGATGGTCTTGCGCACAGTAACACCGCGTGCGCGCAACGTGCGATAGTTCTTGGCGGCTCGCTCCGCCATTTCGAATCCCACCATCTCGTAGCGCGGCAGCGATAGAAAGAGAGTATCGATCTCCCGCCGCTCGCGAGCCGAGCGAATCCCCTGCATCACCTCGCAATACACCAAGTCGCCCATCCCGACCAACTCTTGCTCCAGGCACGAATCGACCCGCTCCACAACGGACAGTTCTCCATCGTGAAAGAATTCGATCCACGCGGACGTATCGATGATTACCAACTCAGTCTTTCCTCATGGCTTCCAGGTTGCCCTCCCACGAGACCTTGCCGCGAAACCCCCGTAGCCGATCCTGGCTTCTTACCTGGACCAGAAGTCGCAATCCGGCCTCAATTGCCGAGCGCTTGGTCCGAAAACCGCCAGCCTTCAGGGCCCGGCGCATGAGACCATCGTCAATGACTACATTCGTGCGCATAATTCAGCTCCTCGATGTGTATCCATTATACACATTCCGACGGTCGAACGGCCAGATTCTCAAGGACACCGGGCATCGGGGACTGGCGCAAGCAAGCCTTCGCGGACTCGCTCGCTTGTGGCAGTCCCCGGCGTCTTTACAAATTTCTCCCCTTCTCTCTCGTGTTTGCACGGATTCCATGCCAATCCTAGAATGAAGAGCCGCTTTCTGAAGCGCCAAGCGGGATAAGGAGAGGGTCTGATGTGTAGCGCAAGTCGTGTAGCCTTTTCTTGCAGTCTCTTTCTGATGATTGCTCTTGTGTGTGCGCCGTTTGCCTTTTCGGGCGAATCGGTGCGGGTGTGGGAGGAAGCGATGACGCTGCCGACGTATGGGGTCGGCCCGGGCGACGTCAATCCGCGGTTCTATGACGGGCGCGGGTATCAGGGCGCGATGGGGCCGGTCTATCCGTATCCGATGCTCGACGTGTTGACGCAAGAGAGGGCGGACCGCACGTGGAAGGCGCTGTATCTCGAAAACGAGTACGTGCGCTTCTGCGTGCTTCCCGAGATCGGCGGGCGCATCTTCGAGGCGTACGACAAGACGAACGATCACCATTTCTTCTACCGTCAGCACGTGATCAAGCCGGACCTGATCGGCATGCTCGGCGCGTGGATATCGGGCGGGGTCGAGTGGTGCGTATTTCACCATCACCGCAACACGACCTTCATGCCGGTGGACTACCTGCTTGCGGAAAACGAGGACGGGAGCAAGACGATCTGGATCGGCGAGACGGAGCGCCGCCACCGCATGAAATGGGTCATCGGCATGACGCTGCATCCGGGCGAATCGCGGCTGGACGTGACGGTGAAGCTGTTTAACGGCACGCCGTACGTGCACACGATTCTGTATTGGGCGAACGTGGCGGTCCATTCGACGCCGGGCTATCAGATCATCTTTCCGCCGAGCACGCAGTTCGCCACGTTCCACGGCAAGAACCAGTTCTCACACTGGCCCATTTCGCATGAGGTGTTCAACGGCCAAGACTATACGCAGGGCGTGGACGTGAGTTGGTGGAAGAGCCACGCCGCGGCGACGTCGTTCTTCGCATGGAACGTGCAGGAGGATTTCTTCGCGGGCTATGACCACGATAAGCGCGCGGGCGTGGTGCATGTCGCGGACCATCACGTCGTGCCCGGCATGAAACTGTGGACGTGGGGCACGAACTCGACCGGCGACCGCGTCAAACTTACCGACAGCGACGGGCCGTACGCGGAGATCATGGTCGGCGCGTATTCGGACAACCAGCCGGACTACAGTTGGGTTCAGCCGCACGAGGTGAAAGCCTTCACGCAAAGCTGGTACCCGCTGCGCGAACTGGGTGGCGTTTGTAACGCAACACGCGACGCTGCCTTGAACCTGACGGTGTCGCCGGAGCGCGTAGCGCGGATCGCATGCAACACGGCGGGCAGGCACGGCGCCGCACGTGTGCTGCTGACCGGAAGGGGCCGAGCGCTGCTCGACAAGCGTATCGCGATTGACCCCGCCACGCCGTTTGCCGAAGAAATCGCGCTGCCGGACGGCGTCGAGGAGAACGACTTGCGGGCCGCATTATATGACGAAGACGGCCTCGAACTGGTCGCGTATCAGCGCAAGAACCACGAACCAGAACCGATGCCCGAAGTGGTGACGCCGCCGCCGCCGCCAGCGCAGATCAAGACCGTCGAGGAGTTGTACCTCGCGGGCCAGCGCCTCCAGCAGTTCTACAATCCGACGACCGAACCGTACCCTTACTACGAGGAAGCACTCAAGCGCGATCCGGACGACGCGCGCACGAACACGGCGCTGGGCATAGACGATTGCAGGCGCGGCCTGTATGCGCGGGCGGAAGAGCGGCTCAGGCGGGCCGTCGCGCGGCTCACGTTCAACCACACACGCCCGAAGGACGGCGAGCCTCACTACTATCTGGGCGTGGCGCTGGCGGGCCAGGAGAACTATGAAGAAGCGTACGACGCGTTCAACCGCGCGGCGTGGAACATGGCGTGGCATTCGGCGGCGAACTACGCGCTGGCGGAGATCGATTGCCGCAACGGCGATTTCGAGCGCGCACTAGGGCATATCGAGCAGTCGCTGGCCACGAACACGCTCGATACGAAAGCACTGAACCTGCGCGCCGCAATTCTGCGTCGTCTGGGCCGGATTGAAGAGGCCAAAGAACAGGCCGAGGCCAATCTTGGCATTGATCCACTCGATTTCTGGGCGGGCAATGAACTTGCACTTGCGGAGCGCGCCGCGGGCAAAGGTCGCGCGGCGGAGCGCGCGCTGGAGGCCCTGACGGCGCGCATGCGCGGCGAGGCGGAGTCGTATCTCGAGCTGGCGGCGAATTACGCCGCCGCCGCGTTGTACGACGAGGCCGTCGACGTGCTCGAACGCCGGACGACGGGCGAAAACGCGGACACGTACCCGATGCTGTATTACGACCTGGGCTACTACACGGCGCAGAAGGGCGACACGGCCCGCGCCGTCGAGTGGTACCGCACGGCAAACGCGATGCCCGCGACGTATTGTTTCCCCTACCGGCTCGAATCGATTCGCGTGCTGCGGCATGCGATCGCCACGTGTCCGGACGACGCGCGCGCCTACTACTACCTTGGCAACCTGCTCTACGACTGGCAGCCGGACGAGGCGGTCCAGGCATGGGAAGAATCGGTCGCGCGCGATAGCGCGTTCGCGACCGCGCACCGCAACCTCGGCTACGCATATTTCAAGCGGCTGGACGACTATCCGAAGGCCATCGCGGCGTACGAGCAGGCCGCGGCGTGCGACGGCACGGACCCGCGCGTGTTTTATGAACTCGAACAGCTCTACGAGGTCGCCGGCACCGCGCCGGAGACGCGGCTCGCGCTCTTGTGCAAGAACCAGGAGACCACGAACAAGCGCAGCGACCTCGTGGCGCGGCAGATTCGCCTGTTCGTACAGGCGGGCCAATACGACACGGCCATCGACATGCTCTCGAAGCGGCGTTTCGACACGTGGGAAGGCGGCACGGAAATCCACGACACCTACGTCGAGGCGTACGTGCTGCGCGGGATGGCCGCGTTGAACAACGGACAGGCGCAGGACGCGCTGCGCGACTTCGACGCGGCGCTGGAATACCCCGCGAACCTGGGGATCGACCGGCCGCTGAACGATCCGCCCGCGACGCGCACGCACCTGCTCATCGCGGAGGCGTGTGAAGCGCTCGGCGACGCAGCGAAGGCCCGCGCGCATCTCGAAGAAGCGGCCAAAATCGACGTGGGTGGCTCGGAATTCCGCTTTCACAAGGGACAGGCGCTCGCGAAACTCGGCAATACGGCGGAAGCGGCGGCCCTGTTTGACGCGCTCGCCGCGGACGGCGCGGCGCAGCTCGAGCAGGGCGGCCCGGTCGACTTCTTCATGAAATTCGGCGAGAAACAGGCGCGCGGCATGCAACTGGCGCAGGCGCACTATCTCGCGGGCCTTGGCGCGCTCGGCAGCGGCGACACAGCGAACGCGAAGCGGCATTTCGAGCAGGCGCTCGCACAAAATCCGAACCATCTCTGGGCGCGGGTGTGCCTCGGCGGCCTCAAACAGTAGCTGGTCCGACCGCTACCCCGGAAAGACGAAA is part of the Candidatus Hydrogenedentota bacterium genome and harbors:
- a CDS encoding Gfo/Idh/MocA family oxidoreductase; this translates as MAEHTFSRRGFLAASGLAVGAGLAMPRTVFGANDRLRIGLVGTGDRCSAHIVDIGKLRESHNVEIAAVCDVWRPNRESAAARVEKIFGAKPFATSRFGELLARDDVDAVVVATPDFAHTPIMVEALKAGKDVYVEKPMSLSVEEANEALDLARKNERVVQAGTQRRSEGRWKAARALIASGALGHVSRIDAANCFNQARWARKFDNCKEEDVDWDAYLFNRPKVAFDPRLLRRWHLYRMCTNGISGLWMTHLIDAAHNAMNASYPNSAVAHGGIYLWKDGREHTDLFHALVDYPEGFLFSWCMNLTNASGTHYTIHGQYGTIDMEKGTYSGEGVEDGQRIEDGTLEAIPDENHMANWLDCIRSRERPTADIEYGHQHSVATIMAANALETGQRTRYDREQRKMFAG
- a CDS encoding PIN domain nuclease produces the protein MVIIDTSAWIEFFHDGELSVVERVDSCLEQELVGMGDLVYCEVMQGIRSARERREIDTLFLSLPRYEMVGFEMAERAAKNYRTLRARGVTVRKTIDVLIGTFCAEHDFALIHHDRDFDLMAKHIGLTIWQP
- a CDS encoding type II toxin-antitoxin system VapB family antitoxin, with amino-acid sequence MRTNVVIDDGLMRRALKAGGFRTKRSAIEAGLRLLVQVRSQDRLRGFRGKVSWEGNLEAMRKD
- a CDS encoding DUF5107 domain-containing protein is translated as MCSASRVAFSCSLFLMIALVCAPFAFSGESVRVWEEAMTLPTYGVGPGDVNPRFYDGRGYQGAMGPVYPYPMLDVLTQERADRTWKALYLENEYVRFCVLPEIGGRIFEAYDKTNDHHFFYRQHVIKPDLIGMLGAWISGGVEWCVFHHHRNTTFMPVDYLLAENEDGSKTIWIGETERRHRMKWVIGMTLHPGESRLDVTVKLFNGTPYVHTILYWANVAVHSTPGYQIIFPPSTQFATFHGKNQFSHWPISHEVFNGQDYTQGVDVSWWKSHAAATSFFAWNVQEDFFAGYDHDKRAGVVHVADHHVVPGMKLWTWGTNSTGDRVKLTDSDGPYAEIMVGAYSDNQPDYSWVQPHEVKAFTQSWYPLRELGGVCNATRDAALNLTVSPERVARIACNTAGRHGAARVLLTGRGRALLDKRIAIDPATPFAEEIALPDGVEENDLRAALYDEDGLELVAYQRKNHEPEPMPEVVTPPPPPAQIKTVEELYLAGQRLQQFYNPTTEPYPYYEEALKRDPDDARTNTALGIDDCRRGLYARAEERLRRAVARLTFNHTRPKDGEPHYYLGVALAGQENYEEAYDAFNRAAWNMAWHSAANYALAEIDCRNGDFERALGHIEQSLATNTLDTKALNLRAAILRRLGRIEEAKEQAEANLGIDPLDFWAGNELALAERAAGKGRAAERALEALTARMRGEAESYLELAANYAAAALYDEAVDVLERRTTGENADTYPMLYYDLGYYTAQKGDTARAVEWYRTANAMPATYCFPYRLESIRVLRHAIATCPDDARAYYYLGNLLYDWQPDEAVQAWEESVARDSAFATAHRNLGYAYFKRLDDYPKAIAAYEQAAACDGTDPRVFYELEQLYEVAGTAPETRLALLCKNQETTNKRSDLVARQIRLFVQAGQYDTAIDMLSKRRFDTWEGGTEIHDTYVEAYVLRGMAALNNGQAQDALRDFDAALEYPANLGIDRPLNDPPATRTHLLIAEACEALGDAAKARAHLEEAAKIDVGGSEFRFHKGQALAKLGNTAEAAALFDALAADGAAQLEQGGPVDFFMKFGEKQARGMQLAQAHYLAGLGALGSGDTANAKRHFEQALAQNPNHLWARVCLGGLKQ